The Epilithonimonas zeae genome contains a region encoding:
- the gldG gene encoding gliding motility-associated ABC transporter substrate-binding protein GldG: MNKKNKITLVIIAVLLIIGMSGIIYKRFDLTAEKRYTLSDSTIKVLENVKKPMTIEVYLEGDFPASFKQLSNETKFMLDEFRKINPKIDYKFRDPIAEKIPQDTLKGMGMQPSILPDMKDGKISEIVMFPYAAIKYNGYGTSVPLIVQQSGIDAATQLSKSIENLEYNFASTIKGMTEETAKNIGFLVNQQELGPDEFRGFLDLAMENYNIGPIIPENKTELSLADVPKLKQMDAVVIAKPRKAFTDNEKVILDQYIMNGGKTLWMIDAVNAEMDTLFQAKKIMAYPIDLNLTDFMFNYGLRINPALTKDMKKSALVRIVSGEVAGNPQYSSFLWPYFPLGIAETKNPITKNINPVKFEFPTSIDTLGRPNIKTKVLFESSERTTSKTVPNYVALSEIVRTDSIGEMERPTPPKIFAVALEGKFKSAYATRSEKNSYPGFKAQSPENKMLVIADGDIARNQIWKGQPLPLGEDLLTKEHYGNAQFLRNALDYLLDDSNIMELRDRTIEVRLLDRQRIDAEKSDWQWINLLLPLGILGALGTGFYFLRKKMFS; this comes from the coding sequence ATGAATAAAAAAAATAAAATCACTTTGGTTATCATAGCTGTTCTCCTGATTATCGGGATGAGCGGAATCATTTATAAACGTTTCGATTTGACGGCGGAAAAACGTTACACACTTTCTGATTCCACCATCAAGGTTTTGGAAAATGTAAAGAAACCGATGACGATTGAAGTTTATCTTGAAGGCGATTTTCCAGCTTCTTTCAAGCAACTTTCGAACGAAACCAAATTTATGTTGGACGAGTTCCGAAAAATCAATCCAAAAATCGATTATAAATTCCGTGACCCGATTGCTGAGAAAATTCCACAAGATACATTGAAAGGAATGGGAATGCAACCTTCGATTCTTCCGGATATGAAGGACGGAAAAATCTCCGAAATTGTGATGTTTCCTTACGCTGCTATCAAGTATAACGGTTATGGAACTTCAGTTCCTTTGATTGTTCAACAATCGGGAATTGATGCAGCAACACAATTAAGCAAATCAATTGAAAACCTAGAATATAATTTCGCTTCCACAATCAAAGGAATGACGGAAGAAACGGCGAAGAATATTGGTTTCTTGGTTAATCAACAAGAATTAGGTCCGGATGAATTTCGTGGATTTTTGGATTTGGCAATGGAGAATTACAATATTGGGCCAATCATTCCGGAAAACAAAACCGAATTGTCTTTGGCCGACGTTCCAAAACTAAAACAAATGGACGCAGTTGTTATCGCAAAGCCAAGAAAAGCTTTTACTGATAATGAAAAAGTGATTCTCGACCAATATATTATGAATGGCGGAAAAACGCTTTGGATGATTGATGCAGTTAATGCTGAAATGGATACACTTTTTCAAGCCAAGAAAATTATGGCTTATCCGATTGACCTTAATCTGACGGATTTTATGTTCAATTATGGTCTTAGAATCAATCCCGCTCTGACCAAGGATATGAAAAAATCGGCATTGGTAAGAATCGTTTCTGGTGAAGTTGCCGGTAATCCACAGTATAGCAGTTTTCTTTGGCCTTATTTTCCTTTAGGAATCGCAGAAACCAAAAATCCGATTACAAAAAACATCAATCCTGTAAAATTCGAATTTCCAACTTCGATTGATACATTGGGAAGACCAAATATCAAAACCAAAGTCCTGTTCGAATCGAGCGAAAGAACGACGAGCAAAACCGTTCCGAATTACGTCGCGCTTTCTGAAATTGTAAGAACAGACAGCATCGGCGAAATGGAACGTCCTACGCCGCCGAAGATTTTTGCAGTGGCTTTGGAAGGAAAATTCAAATCGGCTTATGCGACGAGAAGTGAGAAAAATTCTTATCCTGGATTCAAAGCTCAAAGTCCTGAGAATAAAATGCTTGTAATTGCTGACGGTGATATTGCCAGAAATCAAATCTGGAAAGGACAACCACTTCCTTTAGGAGAAGATTTACTAACAAAAGAACATTACGGCAACGCACAATTCCTGAGAAATGCTTTGGATTATCTGCTAGACGACAGCAATATAATGGAACTCAGAGACAGGACAATTGAAGTGAGATTACTCGACAGACAGAGAATTGATGCAGAAAAATCTGACTGGCAATGGATTAATTTGCTTTTACCTTTGGGAATATTGGGTGCTTTAGGAACAGGATTTTATTTTCTGAGAAAGAAGATGTTTTCGTAA
- a CDS encoding ABC transporter permease, translating to MIAIFKKELWNFFGNWSAWLIIAAFSIISALFLFFFENNFNIFEIGSATLQSFFVLSPWLFMFIIPAISMRTLAEEEQSGTLFWLFSQPVKITEIVGGKFLSVWLVGVLCLLPSLVYYYTVYVLGIPEGNIDGSMTFGSYIGLTILIAAFSAVGILASSLSSNQIMAYLLGVFLCFILYFGIEQLASYKLMGGADYILQNIGFYQHFLAFTRGQVDTRDVCYFLFVIFLGLGLASWFVWKKK from the coding sequence ATGATAGCAATATTCAAAAAAGAACTTTGGAATTTTTTCGGAAACTGGAGTGCGTGGCTTATCATCGCCGCTTTCAGTATTATATCCGCATTATTCCTATTCTTCTTCGAGAACAATTTCAACATTTTCGAGATTGGAAGCGCTACTTTACAAAGTTTCTTTGTGCTTTCGCCTTGGCTTTTTATGTTCATTATTCCGGCAATCAGTATGAGAACTTTGGCTGAGGAAGAACAATCCGGAACACTATTTTGGCTTTTTTCCCAACCGGTAAAAATCACAGAAATCGTTGGCGGAAAATTCCTTTCCGTTTGGTTGGTTGGCGTTTTATGTTTGCTGCCATCGCTGGTCTATTATTACACGGTTTATGTTTTGGGCATTCCGGAGGGTAATATCGATGGAAGTATGACTTTCGGAAGTTATATTGGTTTGACGATTCTAATTGCCGCTTTTTCTGCGGTCGGAATTTTGGCTTCGTCGTTATCTTCGAATCAAATTATGGCTTATCTATTGGGAGTTTTCCTTTGTTTCATTCTCTATTTTGGGATTGAACAATTGGCAAGTTATAAATTAATGGGTGGTGCAGATTATATTTTACAGAATATTGGATTTTATCAGCATTTTCTGGCATTCACAAGAGGTCAGGTAGATACAAGAGACGTTTGCTACTTTCTTTTCGTAATATTTTTGGGATTAGGATTAGCAAGTTGGTTTGTCTGGAAAAAGAAGTAA
- a CDS encoding CopD family protein produces the protein MLYTIIKAIHIIFMVSYFAGIFYLVRLFVYYKDTDEFDEVKQQILRNQYSFMAVRLWNIITAPAGILMLLSGLTMIYLNPGLLKTPWFHLKLTFLVGLGIYHFWCWKRVKELKNLNGNTLSIPNIKLRQFNEIATFILFAVVFTVILKYSVIQYWWQLLLGFFGIIILITSIVKMVNKNKDKRTKSKD, from the coding sequence ATGCTTTACACGATTATCAAGGCAATTCATATTATTTTTATGGTAAGTTATTTTGCCGGGATTTTCTATCTCGTGAGATTGTTTGTATATTATAAAGATACAGATGAATTTGATGAAGTGAAACAACAGATTCTCAGAAATCAATACAGTTTTATGGCGGTCAGACTTTGGAATATCATTACTGCTCCTGCCGGAATTCTGATGTTATTAAGCGGATTGACGATGATCTATCTGAATCCCGGATTACTGAAAACACCTTGGTTTCATCTGAAACTGACATTTCTCGTAGGACTTGGAATTTACCATTTCTGGTGCTGGAAGCGAGTGAAGGAACTTAAAAACCTCAACGGAAACACACTCTCAATTCCGAATATCAAACTTCGGCAATTCAACGAGATTGCAACTTTTATTTTATTCGCTGTAGTTTTTACAGTAATTCTCAAATATTCCGTTATACAATATTGGTGGCAACTGTTACTTGGATTTTTTGGAATCATCATTCTGATAACTTCGATTGTAAAAATGGTAAATAAGAATAAAGATAAAAGAACAAAGAGTAAAGACTAA
- a CDS encoding M12 family metallo-peptidase has protein sequence MKRILQLFLTVFVFVLFSAQASLRPIAKEVKDFQNKKVVFKKVNPFTLDNTSGKQMIYQQAARDAQVLKLDKKQLSNLVSEKPIALEMDFPFENRQLTVEMVRVDLYSPEFKAETNKRQITNYKKGAFYRGIIKGDNTSVVAFSFFDNDVVGIASANNIGNVTLGKAVNSEDFVVYNDQKLTGTNPFICSADELMENEAQKVRFDPKTSKAPQMTDACVRVYYEICYKPFQQNGSDVTNTINWISAVHNNINTLYVNDGVKMSLKTVYVWETADPYTGSYSANLAAFRSNRTTFEGDLAHLVNYPSTTSVAYLNSLCTTNRYAYSGINMTYSNIPTYSWTVMAMTHEMGHALGSPHTHACSWNGDGTAIDGCAPTYRPDLAEGDCPIGPIPTDGGTIMSYCHLVSTGINFTKGFGEQPGALIRQTVDSKACLSGNCVTACATTVTGLSIPTVAKTTASVVITDATSAEWKYRVSLMDGTVAQSGTTTEKSFTLSGLAQGTFYKIEIGTDCSPAYQRSQIILTDDDWCGKTITDTGGINGNYSDSETWSKTFYPENDNEKLKITFQEFNLEDGYDFLTVRNGPSTTSPVFTGASNMTGTTIRGPFESTHATGAITLVFRSDTMVNEAGFKALLNCSVLGTDEFNSQKSISISPNPVKNQFKIDGQQKIENVKVFDQSGKLVREFNSDSLSRNSFDVSKLKTGTYIVTIKSSKETVSKKLIKE, from the coding sequence ATGAAAAGAATTTTACAGCTGTTTTTAACGGTTTTTGTTTTTGTTCTTTTTTCTGCGCAGGCAAGTTTAAGACCTATTGCGAAAGAAGTAAAGGATTTTCAAAACAAAAAAGTAGTATTTAAGAAAGTCAATCCATTTACTTTGGATAACACAAGTGGTAAACAAATGATTTATCAACAAGCTGCGCGAGATGCTCAGGTTCTGAAATTGGATAAAAAGCAATTATCAAATTTAGTAAGTGAAAAGCCGATAGCATTGGAAATGGATTTTCCTTTTGAGAATAGACAACTTACAGTAGAAATGGTAAGAGTTGATCTTTATTCTCCAGAGTTCAAAGCAGAAACAAACAAAAGACAAATTACCAATTATAAGAAAGGAGCTTTTTATAGAGGGATTATCAAAGGAGATAATACATCCGTTGTTGCATTTAGTTTTTTTGATAATGACGTAGTAGGTATCGCTTCTGCAAATAATATTGGAAATGTAACTTTAGGAAAAGCTGTGAACTCCGAAGATTTTGTTGTTTATAATGATCAGAAATTAACTGGAACAAACCCATTTATCTGTTCTGCCGACGAGTTAATGGAGAATGAAGCACAAAAAGTAAGATTTGACCCCAAAACTTCCAAAGCTCCACAGATGACAGATGCTTGTGTGAGAGTTTATTATGAGATTTGTTATAAACCCTTTCAACAAAACGGAAGCGATGTAACTAATACAATCAACTGGATATCAGCTGTTCATAATAATATCAATACATTATATGTTAATGATGGTGTTAAAATGTCTCTAAAAACAGTTTATGTTTGGGAGACAGCAGATCCTTATACAGGTAGTTATAGTGCAAACTTAGCTGCATTTAGATCCAACAGGACTACATTTGAAGGAGATCTTGCGCATCTTGTAAATTATCCTTCTACAACCAGTGTAGCTTATCTTAACTCTTTGTGTACAACCAATCGTTATGCATACTCAGGCATTAATATGACCTATAGCAATATCCCAACTTATTCTTGGACCGTTATGGCAATGACACACGAGATGGGCCATGCTTTAGGTTCTCCCCACACACACGCTTGTTCTTGGAATGGAGACGGAACCGCTATCGATGGATGTGCGCCGACTTACAGACCTGATCTTGCAGAAGGAGATTGTCCTATTGGTCCTATTCCTACAGATGGAGGTACAATTATGAGTTATTGTCACTTGGTGTCAACTGGTATCAATTTCACAAAAGGTTTTGGCGAACAGCCAGGCGCTTTAATCAGACAAACAGTTGATTCCAAGGCTTGTTTGAGTGGGAATTGTGTGACGGCTTGTGCAACTACAGTTACTGGATTATCTATTCCTACTGTTGCTAAGACTACAGCTTCAGTTGTTATTACTGATGCCACTTCTGCTGAATGGAAATACCGAGTGAGTTTAATGGATGGAACAGTGGCTCAATCTGGTACTACTACAGAAAAAAGTTTTACATTAAGTGGTCTTGCACAAGGTACTTTTTATAAAATAGAAATCGGGACAGATTGCTCCCCTGCATATCAAAGATCTCAGATCATTTTGACAGACGATGACTGGTGTGGGAAAACAATAACTGATACTGGTGGTATTAATGGTAATTATTCTGATAGTGAAACTTGGAGTAAAACATTCTACCCTGAAAATGATAATGAAAAATTAAAAATAACTTTCCAAGAGTTTAATTTGGAAGATGGTTATGACTTCTTGACGGTTAGAAATGGTCCTTCTACAACTTCTCCTGTTTTTACAGGGGCTAGTAATATGACTGGTACAACAATAAGAGGACCTTTCGAGTCTACCCATGCAACTGGGGCAATTACATTAGTCTTCAGATCGGATACTATGGTTAATGAAGCTGGTTTTAAAGCATTATTAAACTGTTCAGTTTTAGGAACTGATGAATTCAATTCTCAAAAATCAATTTCGATATCTCCAAATCCGGTTAAAAATCAATTTAAAATTGATGGACAACAGAAAATCGAGAACGTGAAAGTTTTTGATCAATCGGGTAAATTGGTGAGAGAGTTTAATTCAGATTCTCTATCAAGAAACAGCTTCGATGTTTCAAAATTAAAGACAGGAACATACATTGTAACCATTAAATCTTCTAAAGAAACTGTTAGTAAGAAATTAATCAAAGAATAA
- a CDS encoding SAM hydrolase/SAM-dependent halogenase family protein — protein MSVITLTSDYGLVDHRVASIKGKILSWSEDVKVIDITHNITAYNLLQTAYIVRNAYKFFPEGSIHIISVDSFHHKSRKNIITKIDGHYFICADNGIINLMFFDIKPEAIYEITLNNRFDDKVSFPSTDIFVPAAMHLYKGGLPEVIGRKIKTIKDISFPKAIYNETEKMIVGEVMYIDNFGNVVSNISRKFFEKHASINNDFTVKFRNIVLSKIMEQYTDVVTDWSREQEFHGKSSVIFNDADLLEITIYKGSVLNGASTLFGMNAGEKIYIEFT, from the coding sequence ATGTCAGTCATTACGCTTACTTCAGATTACGGACTTGTAGACCATCGGGTTGCAAGTATCAAGGGAAAAATACTCAGCTGGAGCGAGGATGTAAAAGTGATTGATATCACACATAACATAACGGCTTACAATCTTTTACAGACAGCTTACATTGTAAGAAACGCCTATAAATTTTTCCCGGAAGGAAGTATCCACATCATTTCCGTAGACAGCTTTCATCATAAATCGAGGAAGAATATTATTACCAAAATCGATGGCCATTATTTCATTTGTGCAGATAATGGAATCATTAACCTCATGTTTTTTGACATCAAACCAGAAGCTATTTATGAAATAACTCTTAATAACAGATTTGATGACAAGGTTTCTTTTCCATCGACAGATATTTTTGTTCCTGCAGCTATGCACCTTTACAAAGGTGGTCTGCCTGAAGTGATTGGAAGAAAAATCAAAACGATAAAAGACATTTCTTTTCCAAAAGCCATTTACAACGAAACTGAAAAAATGATTGTTGGTGAAGTGATGTATATTGATAATTTTGGAAATGTGGTTTCCAATATCAGCCGAAAATTTTTCGAAAAGCACGCCTCTATCAATAACGATTTCACGGTTAAATTCCGAAATATTGTTTTGTCAAAAATCATGGAACAATACACAGATGTTGTAACCGATTGGAGCAGAGAACAGGAATTCCATGGAAAATCTTCTGTCATTTTTAATGATGCAGACTTATTAGAAATTACCATTTATAAAGGCAGTGTTCTGAACGGTGCCTCTACGCTTTTCGGAATGAATGCTGGCGAGAAAATCTACATAGAATTTACATAA
- a CDS encoding PhoH family protein: MFEINYELQDINTKTFYGVQNQNFNLIKSSFPTLKITGRDNFIFAMGNRETLDVLKQKLDDISAYITKHNSIEIKQLESLLKLKDDSEKQLVFDQDIIVKGVNGKAIKAKTTNLKKLVKASEKKDMVFAIGPAGTGKTYTSVALAVKALRDKEVKRIILTRPAVEAGESLGFLPGDLKEKLDPYMQPLYDALRDMIPHEKLEGFMEKRIIEVAPLAFMRGRTLDEAFVILDEAQNTTHSQMKMFLTRMGMNAKFIITGDPSQIDLPKNQQSGLKESMTILKDVEEIGFVHLTEEDVVRHPVVKKIIMAYNNVERK, from the coding sequence ATGTTCGAAATCAATTATGAACTACAAGATATCAACACCAAAACCTTTTATGGTGTCCAGAATCAAAATTTCAACCTTATAAAATCCAGCTTTCCAACGCTTAAAATCACGGGTCGTGATAATTTTATCTTTGCAATGGGAAACAGAGAAACTCTGGATGTTTTGAAGCAAAAACTCGATGATATTTCTGCTTACATTACCAAGCACAATTCTATAGAAATCAAACAATTGGAATCTCTTTTGAAATTAAAGGACGATTCTGAAAAACAATTGGTTTTTGATCAGGATATTATCGTAAAAGGCGTCAATGGAAAAGCCATCAAAGCGAAGACTACCAATCTGAAAAAATTGGTAAAAGCATCTGAGAAAAAAGATATGGTTTTTGCGATTGGTCCTGCCGGAACGGGGAAAACATATACTAGTGTTGCTTTGGCTGTAAAAGCATTGCGAGATAAAGAAGTTAAAAGAATTATTCTCACAAGACCTGCCGTAGAAGCTGGCGAAAGTCTTGGTTTCCTGCCTGGTGACCTAAAAGAAAAATTAGACCCGTATATGCAGCCACTGTACGATGCGCTTCGTGATATGATTCCACACGAGAAACTGGAAGGTTTTATGGAAAAAAGGATTATAGAAGTAGCACCTTTGGCTTTTATGAGAGGTAGAACTTTGGATGAGGCTTTTGTGATTTTGGATGAAGCCCAGAACACCACGCATTCTCAAATGAAAATGTTCTTAACCAGAATGGGAATGAATGCCAAATTCATTATCACAGGTGATCCAAGCCAAATTGATTTACCAAAAAATCAGCAGTCCGGACTTAAAGAATCTATGACTATTTTAAAAGATGTAGAAGAGATTGGTTTCGTACATCTTACAGAAGAAGATGTGGTAAGACATCCTGTTGTGAAGAAGATTATTATGGCTTATAATAATGTAGAAAGAAAATAA
- a CDS encoding porin family protein, producing MKKLIFTAAIAIFGLSNAQTFGLKAGANVSSVSNSEDSKAKFGFYAGAFVNVPIAEIFSLQPEVLYNSKGVKYDGAGDGKLNLDYISVPVMFQYKATPQFYLEAGPEFSFAISAKEKWDGGSEDAKDFINGFDLGIGLGAGYNFTSSLGANVRYVAGVTDIIKDNDGSDSYRNGVFQFGLTYKFGK from the coding sequence ATGAAAAAATTAATTTTTACAGCCGCAATTGCAATCTTTGGATTGTCCAATGCACAAACTTTTGGTTTAAAGGCTGGTGCCAATGTTTCAAGTGTTTCGAATTCGGAAGATAGTAAAGCTAAATTTGGATTTTACGCCGGAGCTTTTGTTAATGTTCCAATTGCAGAGATTTTCAGTCTTCAACCTGAAGTACTTTATAATAGTAAAGGAGTAAAGTATGATGGAGCAGGTGACGGAAAATTAAATTTAGATTATATTTCAGTACCTGTAATGTTCCAATATAAAGCAACACCTCAGTTCTATCTAGAAGCTGGCCCAGAATTCAGTTTTGCGATTAGTGCAAAAGAAAAATGGGATGGTGGTTCAGAAGATGCAAAAGACTTTATAAACGGATTTGATTTAGGGATTGGTTTAGGAGCTGGATATAATTTCACTTCTAGTTTAGGTGCAAATGTAAGATATGTTGCCGGTGTTACAGATATTATCAAAGATAATGACGGAAGTGATTCTTATAGAAACGGAGTTTTCCAATTTGGTTTAACTTACAAGTTTGGAAAATAA
- a CDS encoding transketolase: protein MSKSIEELKSLSTQIRRDILRMVHAVNSGHPGGSLGCTEYFVALYGEVMNYKLPFTMEGKNEDLFFLSNGHISPVFYSTLARFGFFPVAELATFRKLNSRLQGHPTTHEGLPGIRVASGSLGQGLSVALGAAQGKKLDGDNSLVYTLHGDGELQEGQNWEALMYASAKKVDNIIATIDYNGRQIDGDTDDVLSLGDLRGKLEAFGWLVLEEKNGNDLEAVIGILNRAKAETGNGKPVAILLHTEMGSGVDFMVGSHAWHGKAPNDEQLATAFKQLYLEAPADY, encoded by the coding sequence ATGAGCAAATCAATAGAAGAGCTGAAAAGCCTTTCAACGCAGATCAGAAGAGATATTCTGAGAATGGTTCACGCTGTAAACAGTGGTCACCCCGGAGGATCTCTTGGTTGTACAGAATATTTCGTAGCACTTTACGGCGAAGTGATGAACTACAAACTACCTTTTACTATGGAAGGTAAGAATGAAGATTTATTTTTCCTTTCAAACGGGCATATTTCTCCGGTGTTTTATAGCACACTGGCGAGATTTGGTTTTTTTCCGGTTGCAGAATTGGCAACCTTTAGAAAATTAAACTCAAGATTACAAGGTCACCCAACGACACACGAAGGTTTACCGGGAATCAGAGTGGCTTCAGGTTCTTTAGGTCAAGGTTTGTCGGTTGCTTTAGGAGCTGCTCAGGGTAAAAAATTAGACGGAGATAATTCTTTGGTTTACACACTTCACGGTGATGGTGAGTTGCAGGAAGGTCAAAACTGGGAAGCATTGATGTATGCATCTGCAAAAAAAGTAGATAACATCATCGCAACTATAGATTATAACGGGAGACAGATTGATGGAGATACAGATGATGTATTGTCTTTGGGAGATTTGAGAGGAAAATTAGAAGCTTTCGGATGGTTGGTTCTTGAAGAGAAAAACGGAAACGATCTGGAAGCAGTTATCGGAATCTTAAACAGAGCAAAAGCAGAAACCGGAAACGGAAAACCTGTTGCGATTCTTCTTCATACAGAGATGGGAAGTGGTGTAGATTTTATGGTAGGAAGTCACGCTTGGCACGGAAAAGCGCCTAATGATGAGCAGTTGGCAACAGCTTTCAAACAATTATACTTAGAAGCACCAGCAGATTATTAA
- a CDS encoding transketolase family protein produces MKYTYTEKKDTRSGFGAGLAELADTNPNVVALCADLIGSLKMEKFIEKAPERFFQTGIAEANMMGLAAGLTINGKIPFAGTFANFATSRVYDQIRQSIAYSNKNVKIAASHAGVTLGEDGATHQVLEDIGMMKMLPGMTVINPCDYNQTKAATLAAAAHEGPVYLRFGRPVVPVFIPEDMPFEIGKGILLQEGTDVTIVATGHLVWESLLAADELEKEGISVEIINIHTIKPLDEEIILKSVEKTGKLVSAEEHNYLGGLGESVAGMLARRRPTPQEFVAVHDTFGESGTPAELMKKYEIDADAVIKAVKRIIERTK; encoded by the coding sequence ATGAAATATACATACACAGAAAAAAAAGATACACGTTCAGGCTTCGGAGCAGGATTGGCAGAGTTAGCTGATACTAATCCAAATGTTGTGGCACTTTGCGCAGACCTAATTGGATCGCTTAAAATGGAGAAATTCATAGAAAAAGCACCGGAAAGATTTTTCCAGACAGGTATTGCTGAGGCTAATATGATGGGCTTGGCTGCCGGTCTTACAATCAATGGGAAAATTCCTTTTGCCGGGACTTTTGCCAACTTTGCAACTTCTCGAGTTTACGACCAGATTCGTCAATCGATTGCTTATTCTAACAAGAATGTAAAAATTGCAGCTTCTCACGCTGGAGTTACTTTGGGTGAAGATGGCGCAACACATCAGGTTTTGGAAGACATCGGGATGATGAAAATGTTACCGGGAATGACGGTAATCAATCCTTGCGATTATAACCAGACAAAAGCGGCAACTTTGGCTGCTGCTGCACACGAAGGTCCTGTTTATTTGAGATTCGGACGTCCTGTAGTTCCTGTTTTTATTCCGGAGGATATGCCTTTCGAGATTGGAAAAGGAATTCTTTTACAAGAGGGAACAGATGTAACGATTGTTGCAACCGGACATTTGGTTTGGGAATCTTTGTTAGCGGCAGATGAGTTGGAAAAAGAAGGTATTTCGGTTGAAATTATCAATATCCACACCATCAAACCTTTGGATGAAGAGATTATCTTGAAGTCTGTAGAGAAAACTGGTAAATTAGTTTCTGCAGAGGAACATAATTATCTTGGTGGACTTGGTGAATCTGTCGCTGGAATGCTTGCAAGAAGAAGACCAACGCCTCAGGAATTTGTAGCGGTACACGATACTTTCGGGGAATCTGGAACACCGGCAGAATTGATGAAGAAGTATGAAATCGATGCAGATGCTGTGATAAAAGCAGTGAAAAGAATCATCGAAAGAACAAAATAA
- a CDS encoding DUF6261 family protein, with product MADIKAENTDYDKAYGKASFSGKGKLVADADAERDTAFRNLKKFLDGYKDMPRLPNYQMADALYQIIKKYGLALDKLSYSSQTAQMKKLLEELQQPENQQKIDALFLTSTIDDLKVQQSTFEELFAEQATSNAELRLTKSASATRRALEKVLKSFLNLLTAMKNVTEWRLLYAEMNELVMAAKNSDLN from the coding sequence TTGGCAGACATCAAAGCAGAAAATACTGATTATGATAAGGCTTATGGCAAAGCAAGTTTCAGTGGAAAAGGAAAATTGGTTGCTGATGCGGATGCTGAGAGAGATACTGCATTCCGAAACCTCAAAAAATTTCTGGATGGCTACAAAGATATGCCACGATTGCCGAATTATCAGATGGCAGATGCGCTTTATCAGATTATTAAAAAGTATGGTCTGGCGCTGGATAAGCTCAGTTATTCTTCGCAAACTGCCCAAATGAAAAAACTTCTGGAGGAACTGCAACAACCCGAGAATCAACAGAAAATTGATGCGCTTTTTCTGACTTCAACCATAGATGACCTGAAGGTCCAACAAAGTACTTTTGAAGAATTATTTGCTGAGCAGGCGACTTCCAATGCAGAATTAAGGCTCACAAAAAGTGCGTCTGCCACCCGAAGAGCATTGGAAAAAGTGCTAAAGTCTTTTCTGAATCTTCTCACTGCAATGAAAAATGTGACTGAATGGCGTCTGCTTTATGCGGAGATGAATGAATTGGTAATGGCGGCGAAGAATTCTGACCTCAATTAA